GCATCGCACCGAACGCCGCGGCAAACAGCAGCAGGGCGAGGCAACTTGACCACATCGGCAGCACCCGCACCGCGGCGAGATCCAGGGCCGGCGATGGATGGCGCAACGAACGCCATACCGCCACCGCCATCGCACATCCGGCACTCACGGTGGCGACCACGACCTTCGCGCCACTGGAAGCCTCGGGCAGTTCGATCAGGGCCCACACCAAGGCGCCCACACCCAGCACCAGGCACAGCGCACCGAACAGATCGGGAATCCCGGCACCGGTCGGGATGGTTTTGGCCAGCACCCAGGGGCCAGCGGCAAGGGCTAGCAATCCCAGCGGGACATTGACGAAAAAGATCCACCGCCAGGACAACTCGACCAGCATCCCGCCGACCGGCGGCCCGAGGGCGGCGGCCACGGCGCCCACCGCCGACCAGGTGCTGACCGCAACGGCGCGATGCGATGCGGGAACGGCGGCCAGCAGCAGCGCCAGCGAGCTCGGCATGAGCATCGCGGCGCCGAACGCCTGCACGACGCGGAACGCCACCAACATAACGAATGATCCAGACAGCCCGCACGCGGCCGATCCCAGCGTGAACACGGCCAAGCCCCAGAGGAATACGCGGCGATGCCCGTATCTGTCTCCGAGCCGACCGGCCGGGGCCATGAATGCCGCGAAAACCAGGGTGTAGCCGTTGAGAATCCACGACATCGCCCCGAGATCGGCGCTACCGAAGGCTCTGCGGATGTCCGGGAAGGCGATATTCACGATGAACAGGTCCAGGCTGGCAAGAAATGCCGCGGCGGACCCCAGCAGTACGGTCATCGCCGAGCGTGTCGCGGATAACTGCGTCGCCGTCACTGGTCCGCCTCACATTGAGCCCACCCACCGATCGACGAGACCGCATCGTCCGTCGAGCCCACTGAATATAGTCAACTATACTCAGATGGCTGGGGTCGCTACCGTGGGGCCCGGCTCATCGCGGATTCTTCTCGCCGGCCTCCACGGCAACGGCAAGCCTGTTCTCGGCGGGAGCTACCGGGCAGGTCGCGTAGTCGGTGAATGCGCACGGCAGGTTGGATGCTCGGTTGAAGTCGAGCGTCACCGTTCCGTCGGCGTCCGGCGCGTCGATCGAAAGCACCCTGGCGCCAGGGTATGTCGTCACTCCGCTTGTCGCGTCGGTGAATAGCACGCGCAACCCGCTCGAGGTGTCTCCGAATGCGACCAGCGCAGACGCGGTGCCCGCCAGTACGAAGTCGATGACGCCGACGGCGCGCAGGTGATGTTCGAGTCCTTCTACGACAGCGCCCGTGGTGACGATCCTCGGCTCCTCATACGGTGTGAAATTGCCGACCACCCGCCACCGTTCGCTCGGTGGATACGCGGGAATACCGTTGTACGCCTTAAGGTGCGGCGACTTCGGATCGTGCACGCGTAACGCGACCGACCCTGTTCGGCGGATCACCTCGATGCGGCGGTCACCGGACTGCACCAGCAATCCCCGTGCGCCCTCGACTGGTTCGAGCCGGTCGGTTCCGTCGATTCCCTGGATGTACACCGCCTCACGGTCGGCGCGCCATCGTCCCGGAAGGTCGGCGACGGCATCGAATTCTTCGGTGATCCAGTACAAGCCGGTGAGGCTGACCCAGCCGAATGGATCAGCGTAAGAGCGTTCACGCTCAGAGTGCCATTTGTTCCACGCTGCCTCGAACGTTCCTACGGTGGTATCTGCGCTAGTAGTCATGATCCTCGCTTACTTACTCACTCTGTCGAACGGACACAACATCATTGCGACCCGACTGCGCGCTGAGCGGGCGACTCGGAATGCGTGCGCGCAGGATGGGGGCGACCTCGGACTGAAACAATTCGAGGCTGCGACGCTGTTGGGCAGGCGTCACACCGTCCGCATCGGCGGACAGATGCATCACCTCGTGACCGAGCTGCTCGTGATAGCGACCCACCTTGTCGATCACCTGCTCGGGGCTGCCCACCAACGCCGAGCTGCGCTCGACGAAATCGTCGATCGACTCGAACACCACCGGCATCCCGGCGCGGCGCGCGAACGCCAGGCGCGCCTCGAACATCGGCCGATAGGTGGCTACGGCGTCCTGCGACTTCCGGGTGACGTAAAAGCCGGCGGTCCCCGCACCCACCAGGGCGTCCCCGGGGCGGTGGCCGTAGAACTCCCAGCGCCGCCGGTAGTGACGAACCAGCTCCGCATACGGCTCGATGGGGTTGACGACGTTGGCGGAGAAAATCGGATCGCCGTGCCGGGCCGCGAGGTCGACTGAGTCCTTACTCGTCGCGCTGCCATGCCAGACCCGAATCCTGCTCTGCAGTGGCCGGGGGAGTGCCTTGGCGTTGACGAGCGGCGGCCGGAATCGCCCGGACCAGGTCACATTGTCGCCCTCCCACAGCAACCGGAACAACTCGTATCCCTCGCGGTTGCGGTCCCACTGGTCTTCGGCGGTCACGTGGAACAACTCGGCCTGCGCGGCACCGTTGCCTTTGCCGATGATCAGCTCGAGCCGCCCGTCCGACAGGTTGTCCAGCGTCGAGTAGTCCTCGAAGGCGCGGACCGGATCGAGCAGGCTCAACGTCGTAACCCCGGTGAACAGAGCGATTTTCGAGGTGCGCGCCGCGATGTTGCTCAGCACTACCGGCGGGGAGGATGAGATGAACGGATCCTCGTGCCGCTCGCCCACCGCGAACCCGTCGAAACCCAGTTCCTCGGCGAGCACTGCCTTGTCGAGGACCTCGCGCAACCGATCGGCCGTGCTTTTCTTCGCACCCGAAACGGGATCGGGAACATGTGTAATCAGCGTTATCAGCAGGAACTTCATCCGAAATCCTCACCAAGCAGCGACTTTTCGAACGGATGTCGGCCAATTTCCGCCGAGCGCAGCGATTGATCGTAAAGCGGGGTGTACCCCATCGATCGGTAGAGGGCCACCGCCTCGGGCTGCCGCCACCCCGTCGTCAGGTAGACGCGAGTGTACCCGCGCTGCAACGCGATTCGCTCCAGCTCGGCGACCACGCGCTTGCCATAACCGCGCCGCCGATAGGCCGATGCGGTCCAGATGCGTTTGAGCTCTGCCGTCGTCGAGTCATAGCGACGAAACGCGCCGCCCGCGACGGGCGCCCCGTCGCACAGCGCCACGGTGAGTACGCCGCCCGGGGGTTCGAATTCTTCGGCCGGATAGGCGAGTAGCTCGCCGTGCTTTCGTGTGGAGTCGCCGCCGTAGCGGGCGCTGTACTCGACGGCAAGTCCCTCGAGTTGAGGCGCTACGAGGAGATCGGTCTGGTGGACGGCAACAAAGTCCAACACATCGAGGGCTCGGTCGGTTGTCGTCACGCAGCGTCTCCATCACTTTTCCGCAGGAAGCAGCGGCGCACCAGTGACGGTCACCGGGAAGCTTCGGTCTACACGAACGAAGTTACTGCCTGCCTCATTCCCGGCCGGTCGCGGATGAGTGCCCGGCGGCTACGCGGCCCGGCGCCTGCGCCCGCTGATCAGGTAGAGCGCGGCGCGCAGCTCGAGCAGCGGATCGTCGGACGGTTCGATTCCCGGCAGCCGGGGGATCGGGTCAAAGATGATGTGTTTCTGCTGCGCGGCGTCGTCGATGGCGGGGCTAGTCAGCTCGAGAATGCCGAGCTTCCTGACCTCCCGGTCCGACGGCCAACTGACGGTGGCGTCGTCGACGGCATCACCGTCTTCGGCGAGCTGCACCGCCAGTGTGAAGCGCACCGGAGCGGCCGCGATGCGCTCGCGGATTTCGCTGAATAAATAGTTAGCATCCTTGGACGGCACGACGGACTCATCGAGGTATTCGGTTCCCGCCTCCGGGATCACGTGGTAGCGGCCGAATCTGCGCTCTCCCGCGGCATTGACGAATTTGAGCGCGCTCACGCCGAAGTACGCCTCCTGTGCGAAGCTGGCCGGGAAGGGCTTGGGCGCCTGCACGAAACGCAACGCCGCGGGGTGCGAACCGAGGAAGGCTTCCAGCGGCGACCCGGCCAGGTTAGCCGGGTCACTGGTAGCCAGCGCCCGCAAGAATTCCAGGAATTCGTCGCCAGTGCGTGCCGGGAAGCCATCGACGGAATGGGCGATGACGTCGGTGTGCAGGTGTTCGCCCAGGACGAATCGGACCGCGATTCCTTTGGGGAGAGTGTTCGGATCGGTGTCCGGAATGTCCGGGAGTCCGGTCGAGTCGGAGAAACGCACCAGGACGGGCGTCGAGGCCTGCTGGAAATGTTGGGCGATGGACAGGTCGGCCGCGGCGGCCGCAGGCGCAAACGTTCCATTCAGCAGGACGCCTTTGCCGTGTGCCGGACGGATCCCGGGATGCTCACCGAAGATTTGAGTGAATGTCGCCAGTATCTCATCGCTGAGTCGCAGTAGCTTTTCATCTGTCGCTAATGGCATGGTGCTCTCCTGTTGGACGCCGGGCTGTGGCTGAGTCCATCTAACCGGGTGGCCGCGGCAAGCGGGGCAGTCGGCTCGACCGCGCTGCCGCGCATCGCAAGCAGGTAGCGGCAAACGCCAAGCGCCAGTTCGAGTGTGCGAGACCAGGCCGGTGAAAATCGCATCGGCGCAGCCGGATTCAAACCATTCCTTTTCGGGTACCGCGCGGGAACTCTGGAAGGATCCACGCAGTTCGTGCGGAGGGGATGGAAATGACGGTAACCCAAACCGCCCCGTATCGGGTCGCACCGGCCAGCCCGCTTCTGGGGGCTGAAATCGTCGGCGTCGACCTTGCTAACGGCGTCGACGAGGCGACTGCCGAGGCACTGCGGAATGACTTCTGGCGGTACAAGGTCCTCGTGTTCCGCAACCAGAACTTGTCCCCCGACGCACACGTCGAAGCGGTGCGGATCTTCGACGAGCCGTTTGACCATCCGCTGTGGCTGCACCGCGACCAGAACAACCGGCTGGTCTACGTCTTCGACCTGGAAAAGGCGGGCGCCGCGTCGAGCTGGCACGTGGGCGGCACCTGGCGTAACCCACCGTTCAACATCGAGTCGTTGACTTATCAGGTCGTGCCCGAAATCGGCGGCCGTACACTGTGGGCCGATCTCCAGGCGGCGTACGATGCGCTTTCCGAGCCATTCAGACAACTGCTGGACTCGGTGAGCGCCGAGTACAGCGCCTACCCGGGCGACGGCACCTACCACCGGCTCCCGGTGACCGAGACAGTCGAGCACCCGGTGGTGCGCACGCACCGCCACACCGGTCGCAAGGGTCTGTTCCTCAGCTCTTCGGCGATCCGCCTCACGGGCATCGAACCGGCCGAAGGCCAGGCATTGCTGCCATTCCTGCTGGCGCATGCATCTTCACCCAACTATGCCGTCGGATTCGGTTGGAAGCCTGGTGATTTCGTGATTTGGGACAACCAAGCCACCTGGCATTTCGCTGTTAACGATTACCAGGGACCGCGCGCCTATCGCAAGGTCATCGGCGGCTGATACTCGGTTCTCGCCACCGTAAGTCACCTCGAGTTCGCGTGTACAGTTTTCGTTAGTTGCCCGAACAAACGGTGGCGGGCGAGTTCGTATGGGAGGGTGCAATGTCCCGATCAGCCGGCGACACCTGGGACATCGTGTCGAGTGTCGGGCTGACCGCGTTGGGTGTCTGTGCCGGGCGTGCCCTCGATGCCGCTCTGGATCCTCCCCTGGCGAATGACGATTACGCCGCCGGCTTTGTCGCCGCCGCCGGTGAGCCGAATCTCAGTGCCGCGGTGGCGAACACCGACATGGACAGCGCGGCGGCGTTCAACGCCCAGTGGGTAGGGGTCCGTACGCGGTTCTTCGACGACTTCTTCACGCAGGCCGGGCAATCCGGGACACGTCAGGCGGTCATCTTGGCGGCCGGCCTGGATTCCCGTGCGTACCGGTTGGCATGGCCGGCCGATTACGTCGTTTTCGAAGTCGACCAGCGGCGGGTGCTGGAGTTCAAGCAGCAGGTTCTGGAAGACCGGGGCGCTGTGCCTCGGGCGCGACGTGTCACCGTCGCCGTCGACCTGCGCGACGATTGGGCGGGGGCCCTGACCGCGGCGGGATTCGACCCCGAACAACCGACGGCGTGGGCGCTCGAAGGCTTGCTGCCTTACCTTCCTGGCGCCGCCCAGGACGCACTGTTTGACAAGCTGCACGAACTGTCGGCGGAGGGCAGCCAGATAGCCGCGGAATTGGGGCCGGTGCCCGGGGAGCTGCGGGAATTCGCCGAGGAAATGGCGGCGATCAGCCAACTCTCGGCACAGCACCCGGTCGCCGACCTGTGGTATGACGACCCGCGCGCGAACACCAAAGATTGGCTGGCCGAACGCGGTTGGACGATCACCGGCATCGACTTGATGGATAAGGCCGCACACGAATACGGCCGACCGTTCCACGGACTGCCGCCGATATTCGAACGACTGTTGCGGGACAAATTCTTCACCGCCCTGCGCAATCGTTGAGCGGACAGCGGGATAAAAGGCGCCGTTGGCCGTCCGGGCGGCGATGTCCGAGATGATCGCCCAGTTTCCGCCGCCGGACATCACTGGAGTGCAGATCGAGGATCGTCAAATCCCCGGCCGCGACGCTGATCCTGCGGTACGCATCCGGATTTACCGGCCCGAACAGCGCAACGCCCCGGCCGCGGTATACAACGTGCACGGGGGAGGGTTCATCGCCGGCGATCTCGAGACGGAGCACGCCTTCAACGCAGATCGCTTTCCAGTTTCTGTCCGTGCCCGAGCTCGACGGTCGACTCATCACGGCGAGCATGACGGACTTCATCGATACCCCACTTTGGAGTCGTCCCCGAGCAATCGTCAGCTGGGACTGTTACCTGGGTTCCGGTCGCGCCGGCACCGCTGACGTACCGATCTACGCGGCGCCGGCTCGTGCCACCGAGTTGGCGGGTCTGCCGCCCGCGTACGTCTCGGTGATGCACTTCGATCCACTTCGCGACGAAGGTGTCGCCTACGCGTTGGCCATGCTTGCCGCAGGCGTGAGTGTCGAATTACATTTATTCCCAGGGACTTTCCACGGCTCGATGCTGATCCAGGATGCGGCGATCTCCAAGCGTGAGGGGGCAGAGAAGATCGCGGTGCTGCGCCAAGCACTGGCGCTGTAGCTCGCGGGCGATCACCTAGTGCCGAATGCGCTCTGGCGGTGGCTAACTCGTCGCAACCGGATTGCCCGGGCTGCGGCGGCCGTCAACGCCAGCGCCGCCATCACCGCAAGGACCATCGCCGCGGCGTTGCCGGACCCGAGGGAGCTCAACAGCATTGGCAATCCGAAACCGAAGTAACTCACCGTGTAAAACGTTCCGGTCAGGGCACCGCGTAGGCGTTGCGGCGCAGTGGCTTCCAGATCAATCAAGCCCTCACGGAGCAGCAGGCCCGACGCGCAGCCAAGAACCACCAGCAGTGACAATCCGACGCCCAGCGGCATTGTCGATGGCGCCGCAGCGGTCACCGCGTAGCCGAGCGCGGCCAGTACGGCTCCGAACGTGCCGGCGTGCGGGCCCCACCGACGCGCGCGGGCGATCAGTTGGGTAATGCCGCTGACGCCGTTGGCAATGAGCGCGGCGGTCCCTGCGGCCATCGGGGCCGCGAGCCCGGTGTGCACATGGGTGGGGATTGTCACGAAGGCGAGAGTTGCCGAGGAATACACAAACGGCGACAGTGGCAGCGCCCAACTCAACGCCCGCGCGATGTCCCGTCGCGCCGGTGCCGGCTGTTCGCCGCTGGCCACGGCTACCGGGGCGGTCGCGGCCGCGCGCTGGGCCGCCACCACCGCGACGACGGTCGCCAGCGCGACGAGCACGGCGGCGATTCCGAACGACTCCCATAAACCGGCATGTCCCACCGACGCGATCACGCCGGATGCGAACGGGCCGACCGCGAAACCCGCCGTCAGGACCGCCCCGGCGACCGCCGCGCCTGCCGGCCCCTTCATGTCCGAAGCCCACGCGGTGCACGAGCTTACGACCAGCCCGACACCGGCCCCGACCACCAAACGGCCGCCCAACAACACGGCGGAATGCTGCGACAGCAACATTGCGACCGTGCCCGCCAGCGCGGTGGTCGACCCCGCCCAGGCCACCGGCTGGCGTCCCAGCACGTCCGACAAGCGACCGCCGATGAGCAGGCCGGGCAGCAGTCCCACCGCGTAGATCGCGAAGATCGCGTCGAGCATGCTCCTGCCGAGGTGCTGGCGATCATAGATCGCGGGGATCAACCCGGCGAAGTGGTTGGCGGCCCAACCGGTAGCCAGCAGGACGGCCAACACCGCGGCGAATAGCAGTCGTGAGCCATCAGGTTCACCGCGTTCGTCATGTCCATGCGGTTTCACCGGCGTCGGTCGCTCCCGGCGCGGCACTGCCACATTCGACCTGCACACTGATGTCCTCCCGATCTCTGCACGCGGTTATGTGTGGTGGTGATATCGGCCACAGCGTTGTGTCTCGAAGAGCGCGGCCACATCGTCGTGTTTCGAAGAGCGCTGCGAAAAATAGCGCTGCACCCCGTTCACAGCCGACGCCGCTCCAGCACTTATTCCGAATCTCGGTACAACGGCCGTTGTCAGTCCGGAGTCTGCCCGACCGGGCCGGGTTTGAATCATGCTCGACGCAAACCTGGCGGTCTGCCACCGAGATTCCTAGGCTGCGCGGGTGATGTCGACCAATCCGGCGCCGGCCGGGGTGTCTCTTCGTGGCGTCGACCGCACGTTCGGAACGCATACCGTGTTACACGAGGTCGACATCGAAATCGAGCCGGGTGAGGTGGTCGCGTTGCTCGGGTCGTCGGGCAGCGGCAAGTCGACACTGTTGCGGCTCATCGCCGGCCTGGACAGTCCGACCGGTGGGCGGATCGAGATCGACGGCGAAGCCGTCCACGGAATCGACCCACGCTGCGCGGTGGTTTTCCAGGAGCCCCGGCTATTGCCCTGGCGGTCTTTGGCCGCAAACGTGGAGTATGGCCTGCCACCCGGCACGGCGCGGGCGAAAGGCACTGGTGTAGTGCAGCATTGGCTCGACGTCGTCGGGCTGCGAGATTTCGGTGAGCACTATCCGCGGCAAGTGTCTGGCGGTATGGCGCAGCGCGCGGGCCTCGCGCGTGCCCTGGCGCGCCGTCCCCGCGTTCTGTTGCTCGACGAACCGCTCGCTGCCCTCGATGCACTGACCCGACTGCGGATGCAGGACTTGCTCGATGCCGTGCAGCAAGAGGCAGGCACCACAACGGTTTTAGTGACGCATGACGTGGACGAGGCCGCGATCCTCGCCGACCGGGTGTTGATCCTGCGTGCCTTCGAAACCGGTGCAGCGACCGGCGGCGCCCGTATTGCTGCGACCCACGAAGTCGCCATCGCCAAACCACGCGACCGCGGTGATCCGCGTATCGCCGCGTTACGAGGTCAGTTGTTGGACGAACTCGGGGTACCCCGACGTAGCAGTGAGGCAAAAGCATGGTGAAAGGTCGCTATCTGACCGCGATTTCGGCTATCGCGAGTATCATCGCCGTAGCCGGCTGTGGCTCGAACGCCGGGAACACGGCGTCAAAGGATATCCATCTGGATTACGCCTACTACAGTCCGTTGAGTCTGGTGGTGCGCGACCAGCACCTGCTGGAGAATCGCGGCTACAACGTGACGTGGGTGCTATCGGCGGGAAGTAACAAGGCCAACGAGGGCCTGCGGTCCAAGGCGTTGGACGTCGGATCTACCGCCGGTTCCGCCGCATTGGTCGCCCGGGCCAACGGATCGCCGATCAAGGCTGTCGACCTCTACGCCGGAGGGGAGTGGACGGCATTGCTTGTCGCCAAGGACTCGCCGATCAACTCGGTGGCCGACCTGAAGGGCAAGAAGGTCGCCGTCACCAAGGGCACCGATCCGTACTTCTTCCTGTTGCAATCGCTTGCCACAGCCGGGCTTTCGCCAAGCGACATCGAGATCGTCAATTTGCAGCATGCCGACGGCAAGACCGCCCTGGAACGCGGAAACGTCGACGCATGGTCCGGGCTGGACCCTTTCATCGCGGAGACGATCCAGCAATCAGGCTCCCGTTTCATCTACCGCAATCCGAGTTTCAATTCTTACGGCTTCTTGAACGTTCGGGAGGATTACATCGCCGCCCACCCGGAGGCCGTCCAGGCGGTGGTCGACAGCTATGAGGAGGCCCGGAAGTGGGCGAAGGCGCACCCAGATCAACTGGCAGCATTGCTGGCCTCGCAGGCGAACATAGCGCTGAGCGTGGCGCAGGAGGAACTGAGCCGGACACTGGTGGACATCGATCCGGTGCCGGGGGACGCGCAGCGGGCGGTGCTGACTCGAGTGGAGCCGATCGCGGTCGCCGACTCCGATATCAAATCCGACGACGCCGGCCGCAACGCACTGAGCACGCTGATCGAGCCGAAGTACATTCAGCAAGCTCACTGACGTCCCGGTCCGGGCGGCTGGCGAAGTTGCCGCGCCTCCTCGTGGGCTTGATTGTGCCGGTGCTGCTGCTGGGGATCTGGCAGCTTGCCACCGCCGGCACGGGGTACTTCTCGCCCAGCCAGCTTCCACCTCCGGCCGATGTGGTGTCCGCGCTGGGCGACCTGCTCCGGCGCGGTGAACTGTGGACTCACCTGCAGGCCAGCGGTTCTCGAGTTCTGGTCGGCTACCTGGCCGGCACCGTCGCGGGGCTGACGCTTGGTTCACTCATCGGGCTATCGGTGGAAGTGCGCCGATTGCTGGGGCCGACCGTCGCAGCCTTTCGGACTGTGCCTTCCTTGGCGTGGGTGCCGTTGCTGCTCCTATGGTTCGGCATTGACGAGACGCCGAAGATTCTGATGGTTGCCATCGGTGCGTTTTTCCCCGTCTACACGACGACGGCGTCGGCGCTGTCGCACGTCGACCCGCAGCTGTTGGAAGTCGGACGGGCCTACGGCCGGCGCGGCGTCTCGCTGTTGACGACGGTGATGTTGCCCGCCGCGGCACCCGAATTGGTGAATGGGCTCCGATTAGGACTGGCCAACGCGTGGCTGTTCGTCGTCGCAGCCGAGCTGATCGCCTCGTCGAAGGGTCTGGGCTTTCTCCTCCTCGACAGCCAAAACACCGGCCGCACCGACGTGATGCTGCTGGCAATCGTCCTGCTGGCCGCATTGGGCAAACTCAGCGACGCGATCTTGGGCGCCGTCGAGCATCGGATGGTGCAGCAGCGCAGCTAATCACGCAGACGCCGGTCAGCAGCTGCCACACGATGATCGAGTACACGCTGCCGCGCTCCCACGCCCCGCTCGGCAGCAGATTGTCATTGGACGTGACCGAGTTAACCAGCAACATCAGCAGACTCAGCAGGCCAACGGCCGCGAGGAGTTCGGAGATGTGACGGTAGCACCGCCGGTCGCCGACCGTGGGGATGACCGCGGCGCCCGCCAGAATCGCGGTGGTGCCTCCGACAATTGCCAGCGCGGCGCCGGCGCGATGCGCGTCGCCGCTGTGCACGGTTCCGATCACGAGGTTGCCGATCGCATTCGTGGCGATTAAGCCCAAAAAGATTTGGGCCCGGGGGCTATCGGGAATGCGCACGATGAACACTGCGCCAAGAAAGAACAGAGCACCCTGCAGATAGAACGCGATGTGGATCAAATAAGACTGCGGGGAGTCGGCGTCCACCCCGAGATCGCTGATGTAGTTACGCGTGTAGCTGTAAGCGGACCCGAAACCCGCGGCGGTGATCGCTTCGAGCGCGAGGTACCCGAGGGCTGCCACCACCCAGAGCACGGCGCCGCATCTGGTAGCCAAGCTGGTCAACCTCCCGTTGTTGAGCCGACCCTACGGAACCGGTCGACGGCCAAGATAGGCCAACACGTTCGCGCAACGTCGCAGCCAGTGCGGCGCAGCCGCCGCGCGTGCCCGCACAATGGCGCGATGGCCGCCGTTCGCAAAGTCTTCCTGTCGACCACCGCGTTGGTGCTCGCGCTGGTGAGCTGCTCACCCGGCGATCCAGCGCGGGGATCGGGTTCTTCGGGCGATTTTCACGGGCCGATCGAGATCGGCCACGGACGCCACCTCTACCTCGAATGCCGCGGAAAGGGCAGTCCGACAGTCATTTTGGAGTCTGGTTACCATAACTCGTCGGATCCGTGGAACCAGTCGGATACCACTGCCCCGGCGGTAGGTCCCGGCGTGCTACCTGCGTTGTCCGGCTCGCATCGCGTTTGCGCCTACGACCGGCCCGGCACGTTGCGCAATACCGACCCGCCCACTCTCAGCGACCGCAGTTCACCGGTCGTGATGCCACGCACCGCGCAGGACGCCGTCGGCGACCTACACGCGCTACTTGC
The DNA window shown above is from Mycobacterium sp. Aquia_216 and carries:
- a CDS encoding TauD/TfdA dioxygenase family protein, yielding MTVTQTAPYRVAPASPLLGAEIVGVDLANGVDEATAEALRNDFWRYKVLVFRNQNLSPDAHVEAVRIFDEPFDHPLWLHRDQNNRLVYVFDLEKAGAASSWHVGGTWRNPPFNIESLTYQVVPEIGGRTLWADLQAAYDALSEPFRQLLDSVSAEYSAYPGDGTYHRLPVTETVEHPVVRTHRHTGRKGLFLSSSAIRLTGIEPAEGQALLPFLLAHASSPNYAVGFGWKPGDFVIWDNQATWHFAVNDYQGPRAYRKVIGG
- a CDS encoding SAM-dependent methyltransferase, producing MSRSAGDTWDIVSSVGLTALGVCAGRALDAALDPPLANDDYAAGFVAAAGEPNLSAAVANTDMDSAAAFNAQWVGVRTRFFDDFFTQAGQSGTRQAVILAAGLDSRAYRLAWPADYVVFEVDQRRVLEFKQQVLEDRGAVPRARRVTVAVDLRDDWAGALTAAGFDPEQPTAWALEGLLPYLPGAAQDALFDKLHELSAEGSQIAAELGPVPGELREFAEEMAAISQLSAQHPVADLWYDDPRANTKDWLAERGWTITGIDLMDKAAHEYGRPFHGLPPIFERLLRDKFFTALRNR
- a CDS encoding MFS transporter, encoding MKPHGHDERGEPDGSRLLFAAVLAVLLATGWAANHFAGLIPAIYDRQHLGRSMLDAIFAIYAVGLLPGLLIGGRLSDVLGRQPVAWAGSTTALAGTVAMLLSQHSAVLLGGRLVVGAGVGLVVSSCTAWASDMKGPAGAAVAGAVLTAGFAVGPFASGVIASVGHAGLWESFGIAAVLVALATVVAVVAAQRAAATAPVAVASGEQPAPARRDIARALSWALPLSPFVYSSATLAFVTIPTHVHTGLAAPMAAGTAALIANGVSGITQLIARARRWGPHAGTFGAVLAALGYAVTAAAPSTMPLGVGLSLLVVLGCASGLLLREGLIDLEATAPQRLRGALTGTFYTVSYFGFGLPMLLSSLGSGNAAAMVLAVMAALALTAAAARAIRLRRVSHRQSAFGTR
- a CDS encoding GNAT family N-acetyltransferase translates to MTTTDRALDVLDFVAVHQTDLLVAPQLEGLAVEYSARYGGDSTRKHGELLAYPAEEFEPPGGVLTVALCDGAPVAGGAFRRYDSTTAELKRIWTASAYRRRGYGKRVVAELERIALQRGYTRVYLTTGWRQPEAVALYRSMGYTPLYDQSLRSAEIGRHPFEKSLLGEDFG
- a CDS encoding alpha/beta hydrolase fold domain-containing protein, which gives rise to MPELDGRLITASMTDFIDTPLWSRPRAIVSWDCYLGSGRAGTADVPIYAAPARATELAGLPPAYVSVMHFDPLRDEGVAYALAMLAAGVSVELHLFPGTFHGSMLIQDAAISKREGAEKIAVLRQALAL
- a CDS encoding ABC transporter ATP-binding protein, which codes for MSLRGVDRTFGTHTVLHEVDIEIEPGEVVALLGSSGSGKSTLLRLIAGLDSPTGGRIEIDGEAVHGIDPRCAVVFQEPRLLPWRSLAANVEYGLPPGTARAKGTGVVQHWLDVVGLRDFGEHYPRQVSGGMAQRAGLARALARRPRVLLLDEPLAALDALTRLRMQDLLDAVQQEAGTTTVLVTHDVDEAAILADRVLILRAFETGAATGGARIAATHEVAIAKPRDRGDPRIAALRGQLLDELGVPRRSSEAKAW
- a CDS encoding LLM class flavin-dependent oxidoreductase → MKFLLITLITHVPDPVSGAKKSTADRLREVLDKAVLAEELGFDGFAVGERHEDPFISSSPPVVLSNIAARTSKIALFTGVTTLSLLDPVRAFEDYSTLDNLSDGRLELIIGKGNGAAQAELFHVTAEDQWDRNREGYELFRLLWEGDNVTWSGRFRPPLVNAKALPRPLQSRIRVWHGSATSKDSVDLAARHGDPIFSANVVNPIEPYAELVRHYRRRWEFYGHRPGDALVGAGTAGFYVTRKSQDAVATYRPMFEARLAFARRAGMPVVFESIDDFVERSSALVGSPEQVIDKVGRYHEQLGHEVMHLSADADGVTPAQQRRSLELFQSEVAPILRARIPSRPLSAQSGRNDVVSVRQSE
- a CDS encoding MFS transporter; translation: MTATQLSATRSAMTVLLGSAAAFLASLDLFIVNIAFPDIRRAFGSADLGAMSWILNGYTLVFAAFMAPAGRLGDRYGHRRVFLWGLAVFTLGSAACGLSGSFVMLVAFRVVQAFGAAMLMPSSLALLLAAVPASHRAVAVSTWSAVGAVAAALGPPVGGMLVELSWRWIFFVNVPLGLLALAAGPWVLAKTIPTGAGIPDLFGALCLVLGVGALVWALIELPEASSGAKVVVATVSAGCAMAVAVWRSLRHPSPALDLAAVRVLPMWSSCLALLLFAAAFGAMLLSSVMLLTAVWGKAPDVAGLCLSPGPVVVVIVSLTLAGRLIGRIGVGAVAATGATLYVVGIVIWLCRVGPHPDYVADFLPGQLFTGAGVGLVFPSLSAVTGLALPAHRWGAGSALINTARQLGTVLGTAVLTMIYQPGIDLSTIRRGWGFIAAAAGAAAFIGAALALWRMTTTEKPPRDDEIPSERVCAT
- a CDS encoding catalase family peroxidase translates to MPLATDEKLLRLSDEILATFTQIFGEHPGIRPAHGKGVLLNGTFAPAAAAADLSIAQHFQQASTPVLVRFSDSTGLPDIPDTDPNTLPKGIAVRFVLGEHLHTDVIAHSVDGFPARTGDEFLEFLRALATSDPANLAGSPLEAFLGSHPAALRFVQAPKPFPASFAQEAYFGVSALKFVNAAGERRFGRYHVIPEAGTEYLDESVVPSKDANYLFSEIRERIAAAPVRFTLAVQLAEDGDAVDDATVSWPSDREVRKLGILELTSPAIDDAAQQKHIIFDPIPRLPGIEPSDDPLLELRAALYLISGRRRRAA
- a CDS encoding DUF1684 domain-containing protein encodes the protein MTTSADTTVGTFEAAWNKWHSERERSYADPFGWVSLTGLYWITEEFDAVADLPGRWRADREAVYIQGIDGTDRLEPVEGARGLLVQSGDRRIEVIRRTGSVALRVHDPKSPHLKAYNGIPAYPPSERWRVVGNFTPYEEPRIVTTGAVVEGLEHHLRAVGVIDFVLAGTASALVAFGDTSSGLRVLFTDATSGVTTYPGARVLSIDAPDADGTVTLDFNRASNLPCAFTDYATCPVAPAENRLAVAVEAGEKNPR